A genomic window from Cupriavidus basilensis includes:
- a CDS encoding putative toxin-antitoxin system toxin component, PIN family has product MHPDSTAVPLNSPPSPQANPIPGALAPRVVLDSNIWVDLLVFADPHVEPIRAALDTGAIAAVIRADCREELRRVLAYPQFAHFGVDIPAAMATVDRLTALIAIPEQADIAAARLPRCRDTDDQKFIELAHFAQAACLVSKDKAVLKLKGRLRRLSGVDILLPQAFAGWLATREQTTAQAPADPR; this is encoded by the coding sequence ATGCACCCCGACTCCACCGCAGTACCCCTCAATTCCCCGCCGTCCCCACAGGCCAACCCCATCCCCGGCGCGCTGGCACCGCGGGTGGTGCTCGACTCCAACATCTGGGTCGACCTGCTGGTCTTTGCGGATCCGCACGTCGAGCCGATCCGGGCCGCGCTGGACACCGGCGCCATTGCCGCGGTAATCCGCGCCGATTGCCGCGAGGAGTTGCGCCGAGTGCTGGCTTATCCGCAATTTGCCCATTTTGGTGTCGATATTCCCGCCGCCATGGCCACGGTCGACCGGCTGACCGCCCTCATCGCCATCCCGGAACAAGCCGACATCGCGGCGGCCCGCCTGCCGCGCTGCCGCGATACCGACGACCAGAAGTTCATCGAGCTGGCGCACTTTGCCCAGGCCGCCTGCCTGGTCTCCAAGGACAAGGCCGTGCTCAAGCTCAAAGGCCGCCTGCGCCGCCTGAGCGGCGTGGATATCCTGCTGCCCCAGGCCTTCGCCGGCTGGCTGGCCACGCGCGAGCAGACCACGGCGCAGGCGCCGGCCGATCCCCGCTAG
- a CDS encoding tripartite tricarboxylate transporter substrate binding protein BugE: MQRRNMLRLLAAATGAAAAGLSLSAAAQGTYPTKPISLVVPFPAGGTTDIVARIVADKLGQQLGQTVVVDNRGGAGGSIGTGYLAKAAPDGYTLGIATASTHGINPAVYPRLSYDATKDFTTITNLASVPNVMSINPAVKANDMKAFIALAKAQPNKMAYGSAGNGSVSHMMGELFKMSSKTELLHVPYKGVGPALNDALANQVQVLFDNLPSSLPFIEGGKLRALAVASPKRVPALPNVPTFAELGLPEVNDAAWFGLIAPANLPADVQAKLHDAAVKVLALPEVKAKLEKLGAVPVGNTPAQFAAQIKSEVAKNKRIAAAAKITLD; encoded by the coding sequence ATGCAACGCCGTAACATGCTCCGCCTCCTTGCCGCCGCCACTGGCGCCGCCGCCGCCGGCCTGTCGCTGTCGGCCGCTGCCCAGGGCACGTACCCGACCAAGCCGATCTCGCTGGTTGTGCCGTTCCCGGCAGGTGGCACCACCGACATCGTGGCGCGCATCGTGGCCGACAAGCTCGGCCAGCAACTGGGCCAGACCGTGGTGGTGGACAACCGCGGAGGCGCCGGCGGCAGCATCGGTACCGGTTACCTGGCCAAGGCCGCGCCGGACGGCTACACCCTGGGCATCGCCACCGCTTCCACGCACGGCATCAACCCGGCCGTGTACCCGCGCCTGTCGTACGACGCCACCAAGGACTTCACCACCATCACCAACCTGGCTTCGGTGCCTAACGTGATGAGCATCAACCCGGCGGTGAAGGCCAACGACATGAAGGCCTTCATCGCGCTGGCCAAGGCCCAGCCGAACAAGATGGCCTACGGCTCGGCCGGCAACGGCAGCGTCTCGCACATGATGGGCGAGCTGTTCAAGATGAGCAGCAAGACCGAGCTGCTGCACGTGCCGTACAAGGGCGTGGGCCCGGCGCTCAACGATGCGCTGGCCAACCAGGTGCAGGTGCTGTTCGACAACCTGCCGTCGTCGCTGCCGTTCATCGAAGGCGGCAAGCTGCGCGCCCTGGCTGTGGCCTCGCCCAAGCGCGTGCCGGCCCTGCCCAACGTGCCGACGTTTGCCGAACTCGGCCTGCCTGAAGTCAACGACGCCGCCTGGTTTGGCCTGATCGCGCCAGCCAACCTGCCCGCCGACGTGCAAGCCAAGCTGCACGACGCCGCCGTCAAGGTACTGGCGCTGCCCGAAGTAAAGGCTAAGCTGGAGAAGCTGGGCGCGGTGCCGGTTGGCAACACGCCGGCGCAGTTCGCCGCGCAGATCAAGTCCGAAGTGGCGAAGAACAAGCGCATCGCCGCAGCAGCCAAGATCACCCTGGATTAA
- a CDS encoding M14 family metallopeptidase, which yields MSSALHISASFDSGAIEVESLAQASDIRLRIRADSHAAFRQWFHFRLQGAAGQACRLQFLNAGDCTYPDGWRGYQAVASYDRAHWFRVPTSFDGSTMTVAFTPEHDSVWLAYFEPYSEDRHLCLLATCQRSPLARLSHLGSTVDGRDMTAVTVGTPGDGKKAIWMIARQHPGESMAEWFCEGVLQRLTGTGMWAGDPVARRLLERAVFHIVPNMNPDGSARGNLRTNAAGANLNREWMAPSEQTSPEVYYVRRAIEATGCDMFFDIHGDEGLPYNFVAGSEMLPGFTEVQKAEQLRFIDAFKRATPDFQDVHGYAASKYNQDALKLASKYIGHTFGCLSLTLEMPFKDNADQPDPAVGWNGARSALLGAAMLQAVLAQLG from the coding sequence ATGAGTTCAGCCCTGCATATTTCCGCCAGCTTCGATTCGGGCGCCATTGAAGTCGAATCGCTTGCGCAGGCAAGCGACATCCGCCTGCGCATCCGGGCCGACTCGCATGCAGCGTTCCGCCAGTGGTTCCATTTCCGGCTCCAGGGCGCGGCTGGCCAGGCATGCCGCCTGCAGTTCCTCAATGCCGGCGACTGCACCTACCCCGACGGCTGGCGCGGCTACCAGGCCGTGGCCTCCTATGACCGCGCGCACTGGTTCCGCGTGCCGACCAGCTTCGACGGCAGCACCATGACGGTGGCCTTCACGCCCGAGCATGACAGCGTGTGGCTAGCCTACTTCGAGCCGTACTCGGAGGACCGCCACCTCTGCCTGCTGGCCACTTGCCAGCGTTCGCCGCTGGCGCGGCTGTCGCACCTGGGCAGCACGGTGGACGGCCGCGACATGACCGCGGTCACGGTCGGCACGCCTGGCGACGGCAAGAAGGCCATCTGGATGATCGCGCGCCAGCATCCCGGCGAATCCATGGCGGAATGGTTCTGCGAGGGTGTGCTGCAGCGCCTGACGGGCACTGGCATGTGGGCCGGCGACCCGGTGGCGCGCCGCCTGCTGGAGCGCGCCGTGTTCCATATCGTGCCGAACATGAACCCCGACGGCTCGGCGCGCGGCAACCTGCGCACCAATGCGGCTGGCGCCAACCTCAACCGCGAATGGATGGCCCCCAGCGAGCAGACCAGCCCGGAGGTGTATTACGTGCGCCGTGCCATCGAAGCCACCGGCTGCGACATGTTCTTCGATATCCATGGCGACGAAGGCCTGCCCTATAACTTCGTCGCGGGCAGCGAGATGCTGCCCGGCTTTACCGAGGTCCAGAAGGCTGAGCAATTGCGTTTCATCGACGCGTTCAAGCGCGCCACGCCGGACTTCCAGGATGTGCACGGCTACGCCGCCAGCAAGTACAACCAGGATGCGCTCAAACTGGCCTCGAAGTACATCGGCCATACCTTTGGCTGCCTGTCGCTGACGCTGGAGATGCCGTTCAAGGACAATGCCGACCAGCCCGATCCGGCGGTGGGCTGGAATGGCGCGCGTAGCGCCTTGCTGGGCGCTGCGATGCTGCAGGCGGTGCTGGCGCAACTGGGCTGA
- a CDS encoding BspC domain-containing protein — protein sequence MIRRISDLLSSRLCALAAAVAGAIALVGCADTPLNDRDAVMSPGIATPAAAASSAPTRPAPPPPATAAPPTKTVTLPAQGRVSLAEYRAQMREQLMRTENASADVADCAAHASWVVPRSATYDALKIPTGALGAGQATVEPWDGRFSQGKQAVPVSSVVTFSATAHKRHAEALWEPVKVRCGYADGMMLAYELLDGSGTVISEPAAAPAVRSSGASNTRQATSSKGHKGSKASKSGSGKATKSTSSSKSSSSKSTAKSSSAKTSKATTGKSTTKKPH from the coding sequence GTGATCCGACGAATCTCTGACCTCCTCAGCAGCCGGCTGTGTGCGCTCGCTGCTGCAGTGGCAGGTGCGATCGCCCTGGTGGGCTGCGCCGATACCCCGCTCAATGATCGCGACGCCGTGATGTCCCCCGGCATCGCCACGCCGGCAGCCGCTGCCAGCTCCGCGCCCACCCGCCCCGCGCCGCCCCCGCCCGCCACCGCCGCGCCGCCCACCAAGACCGTGACCCTGCCCGCGCAAGGCCGCGTGAGCCTGGCCGAGTACCGTGCGCAAATGCGCGAGCAACTGATGCGGACCGAGAACGCCAGCGCGGATGTGGCCGATTGCGCCGCGCACGCCAGCTGGGTCGTGCCCCGCTCGGCCACCTACGACGCCCTGAAGATCCCCACCGGCGCGCTCGGCGCCGGCCAGGCGACCGTCGAGCCATGGGACGGCCGCTTCTCACAGGGCAAGCAAGCGGTACCGGTCAGCTCGGTGGTGACATTTTCCGCGACCGCCCACAAGCGCCACGCCGAAGCCCTGTGGGAACCGGTCAAGGTGCGCTGCGGCTATGCCGACGGCATGATGCTGGCCTATGAATTGCTCGATGGCAGCGGCACCGTCATCAGCGAGCCGGCGGCAGCGCCCGCGGTGCGCAGCAGCGGCGCCAGCAATACGCGCCAGGCCACCAGCAGCAAGGGCCACAAGGGCAGCAAGGCAAGCAAGTCCGGCTCCGGCAAGGCCACCAAGTCGACCTCCTCGTCCAAGTCGAGCAGCAGCAAATCGACGGCCAAGAGCAGCAGCGCCAAGACCAGCAAGGCCACCACCGGCAAGTCGACCACCAAGAAGCCGCACTGA
- a CDS encoding RNA polymerase sigma factor — MSDTDPDDALLARIGRHDAAAVREMVARKLPRVLALATRMLGDSGEAQDVAQEVFMRLWKHAARWQPGRARFDTWLHRVALNLCYDRLRGAREQAMEPVPEQAAPGAGPEEALDAAAQGARVGAALAKLPARQREALVLQYYQELPNGEAAALMGISIEALESLLARARRNLRDLLMQDGHHEDLR; from the coding sequence TTGAGTGACACAGATCCGGACGATGCGCTGCTGGCGCGGATCGGCAGGCATGATGCAGCCGCGGTACGCGAGATGGTCGCGCGCAAGCTGCCGCGCGTGCTGGCGCTGGCTACGCGCATGCTGGGCGACAGCGGCGAAGCGCAAGACGTGGCACAGGAAGTCTTCATGCGGTTGTGGAAGCACGCCGCGCGCTGGCAACCCGGCCGGGCGCGCTTTGACACCTGGCTGCATCGTGTGGCGCTGAACCTTTGCTACGACCGCTTGCGCGGCGCGCGCGAGCAGGCCATGGAGCCGGTGCCCGAGCAGGCGGCGCCCGGGGCCGGGCCCGAGGAAGCGCTGGATGCGGCGGCGCAGGGCGCGCGCGTAGGCGCGGCGCTGGCGAAGTTGCCCGCGCGCCAGCGTGAGGCGTTGGTGCTGCAGTATTACCAGGAGTTGCCAAATGGCGAGGCCGCCGCGTTGATGGGCATCAGTATCGAGGCGCTGGAAAGCTTGCTCGCTCGCGCACGCCGCAACCTGCGCGATTTGCTCATGCAAGACGGCCATCATGAGGATTTGCGATGA
- a CDS encoding N-formylglutamate amidohydrolase, whose product MTEADRKTGLSPYLLQLPQGESSPLFLDSPHSATSYPADFRPAAGLPLPLLRQAEDTFVDELYADAPARGIALLCAGFPRSYLDANRGIEEIDEAVLDAPWPGPRQETSKTRLGKGLVWRVLDTGEAIYDRKLSVAEVQARITQYYLPYYAQLQKLADQAIATHGSAWHINCHSMPSQAAQYATEHPGLQHPDFVVGDRDGTTCDTRFTDRVEGVLKEMGYDVWRNHPYKGVEIVRVVGQPAQKRHSLQLEINRKLYMDEVGLVHNAGFGKLKADLNALLDDLKTFVKTI is encoded by the coding sequence ATGACGGAAGCAGACCGAAAGACCGGGCTCAGCCCTTACCTCCTGCAACTGCCGCAAGGCGAGAGCAGCCCGCTCTTTCTCGATTCGCCGCATAGCGCCACCAGCTACCCGGCTGATTTCCGGCCGGCGGCCGGCTTGCCCTTGCCGCTGCTGCGCCAGGCCGAAGACACCTTCGTCGACGAGCTGTACGCCGACGCTCCCGCACGCGGCATTGCGCTGCTGTGCGCGGGCTTTCCGCGCAGCTACCTCGATGCCAACCGCGGCATCGAGGAAATCGACGAAGCCGTGCTCGACGCGCCCTGGCCCGGCCCGCGCCAGGAAACCTCCAAGACCCGTCTTGGCAAGGGCCTGGTGTGGCGCGTGCTGGATACCGGCGAGGCCATCTACGACCGCAAGCTGAGCGTGGCCGAGGTGCAGGCGCGCATTACGCAGTACTACCTGCCCTACTACGCGCAACTGCAAAAGCTGGCCGACCAGGCCATCGCCACGCACGGCAGCGCCTGGCACATCAACTGCCACTCGATGCCCAGCCAGGCGGCGCAGTACGCCACCGAGCATCCCGGGCTGCAGCATCCGGACTTCGTGGTGGGCGACCGCGACGGCACCACCTGCGACACGCGCTTCACGGACCGCGTGGAAGGCGTGCTCAAGGAGATGGGCTACGACGTCTGGCGCAACCACCCCTACAAGGGCGTGGAAATCGTGCGCGTGGTGGGCCAGCCGGCGCAAAAGCGCCACAGCCTGCAGCTTGAGATCAACCGCAAGCTGTACATGGACGAAGTCGGCCTGGTGCACAACGCGGGCTTCGGCAAGCTGAAGGCAGACCTCAACGCGCTGCTGGACGACCTCAAGACCTTCGTCAAGACAATCTGA
- the gcvA gene encoding transcriptional regulator GcvA translates to MRRLCPSLTELQAFEAAARYNSFTTAARELHVTQGAVSKQVRSLEAFLGVELFERVRQRLMLTDAGQRYLDRIRPSLTEIEAATVELIAKQGRGGTLHIASMPTLGAKWLIPRLPQFFEKHPDVSLEFVPHAQGYDFSQPDLDAAIRFGDGMWPGSLADYMTGREVLPVCRPALLAGEPEGMARAPSALLRFPLLHHTTVPEAWPDWFAELGVANRKAWSGARFDQFSLLTQAAMSGLGIALIPRCLIEEELATGVLVVAHPARVLSKKGYYLCYPEQKQHLPALQTFRQWVMEGVDVVA, encoded by the coding sequence ATGCGACGCTTATGTCCGTCGCTGACTGAATTGCAGGCCTTCGAGGCCGCCGCACGCTACAACAGCTTCACCACCGCGGCGCGGGAGCTTCACGTCACCCAGGGTGCCGTGAGCAAGCAGGTGCGCAGCCTGGAGGCCTTCCTTGGCGTGGAACTGTTCGAGCGCGTGCGCCAGCGCCTGATGCTGACCGATGCCGGCCAGCGCTACCTGGACCGCATCCGCCCGAGCCTGACCGAGATCGAGGCTGCCACGGTGGAACTGATCGCCAAGCAGGGCCGCGGCGGCACCCTGCATATCGCCAGCATGCCCACGCTGGGCGCCAAATGGCTGATTCCGCGCTTGCCGCAATTCTTCGAGAAGCATCCCGACGTCAGCCTTGAATTCGTGCCGCACGCGCAGGGCTACGATTTTTCCCAGCCCGACCTTGATGCCGCCATCCGCTTCGGCGACGGTATGTGGCCTGGCAGCCTGGCCGACTACATGACTGGCCGCGAAGTGCTGCCCGTGTGCCGCCCGGCCCTGCTGGCCGGCGAGCCGGAAGGCATGGCGCGCGCGCCCTCGGCGCTGCTGCGTTTTCCCCTGCTGCATCACACCACCGTACCCGAAGCCTGGCCTGACTGGTTCGCCGAGCTTGGCGTGGCGAACCGCAAGGCTTGGAGCGGTGCGCGCTTCGACCAGTTCTCGCTGCTGACGCAGGCTGCGATGTCGGGGCTTGGCATCGCGCTGATCCCGCGCTGCCTGATCGAGGAGGAACTCGCCACCGGCGTGCTGGTGGTGGCGCATCCGGCGCGGGTGCTGAGCAAGAAGGGCTACTACCTTTGCTATCCCGAGCAGAAACAGCATCTGCCGGCGCTGCAGACCTTCCGCCAGTGGGTGATGGAAGGCGTCGATGTGGTGGCGTGA
- the yaaA gene encoding peroxide stress protein YaaA, with amino-acid sequence MLIVLSPAKSLDYETPSRLKTHTLPRFIDRSAVLIERLRKLAPQDIGALMDISDKLAVLNATRYGDWSPEFTAANSKQAVLAFNGDVYEGFDASSLSDDDLGFAQKHVRILSGLYGVLRPLDWMQPYRLEMGTRLDNVAGKDLYAFWGDDVTQLLNDDFKAQKAEGSPALVNLASEEYFKVVRPKVLGARIVTPVFEDWKGGRYKIISFHAKRARGFMARYAVTHRITEPAKLKRFAEHGYAFDAAASDDARWVFRRRLED; translated from the coding sequence ATGCTCATCGTCTTGTCCCCTGCCAAGTCGCTCGACTACGAGACGCCCTCGCGTCTGAAGACCCATACGCTGCCCCGTTTCATCGACCGTTCGGCGGTGTTGATCGAGCGTCTGCGCAAGCTCGCGCCGCAGGATATCGGGGCGCTGATGGACATCTCCGACAAGCTCGCGGTGCTCAACGCCACCCGCTACGGCGACTGGTCGCCGGAATTTACCGCGGCCAACAGCAAGCAGGCCGTGCTCGCCTTCAACGGCGATGTGTACGAGGGGTTCGACGCATCCAGCCTGTCGGACGATGACCTTGGCTTTGCGCAGAAGCATGTGCGCATCCTGTCCGGCCTGTACGGCGTGCTGCGCCCGCTCGACTGGATGCAGCCCTACCGGCTGGAGATGGGCACGCGCCTGGACAACGTGGCGGGCAAGGATCTCTATGCGTTCTGGGGCGATGACGTCACGCAGTTGCTCAACGATGACTTCAAGGCGCAGAAGGCAGAAGGCAGCCCGGCCCTGGTCAACCTGGCCTCCGAGGAATACTTCAAGGTGGTGCGTCCCAAGGTGCTCGGCGCCAGGATCGTCACGCCGGTGTTCGAGGACTGGAAGGGCGGCCGCTACAAGATCATTTCCTTCCACGCCAAGCGGGCGCGCGGCTTCATGGCCCGCTACGCGGTGACGCATCGCATCACCGAGCCGGCCAAGCTCAAGCGTTTCGCCGAGCATGGCTACGCCTTTGATGCCGCAGCATCCGACGATGCCCGCTGGGTTTTCCGCCGCCGCCTGGAAGACTGA